Proteins co-encoded in one Nitrospira sp. genomic window:
- a CDS encoding cytochrome ubiquinol oxidase subunit I, translating into MNSALLYDRLQFAFTATFHYLFPQLTMGLALLLLYLRSRVLLTGDEHYEEVADFWTKIFALNFGFGVVTGIPLEFQFGTNWARFSNYAGGVIGQTLAMEGIFAFFLESSFLGILLFRKRFSRRVQWFATLMLFLGTWLSGYFILATNAWMQHPVAYQVAADGRVFVTSLSGLLTNPWLFWQFAHTMTATVVTASCVVAAIGAYYLLCGQYLPHAKTFLRTGVVAGAIASGLMIFPTGHGNADQVFKYQPVKGAAFEGLFTTEREAGLYLIGQPNLETMTIDNPIEIPGALSILVYRDLYAKVKGLDAFPRDEWPDNIPLLYYAYHVMAGLGTIIVTLFGVALLALWRGWLFNMKWLLWWLMLCAPFPYIATSAGWMTAELGRQPWLVYGLLRTSQGTSPLVHSGNALFTLIGFLGLYLLLGLLFVLLISKLIRQGPASTDVPAMSAHHGAGA; encoded by the coding sequence ATGAACAGTGCGCTCCTCTACGATCGGCTTCAATTCGCCTTTACTGCCACCTTCCACTACCTCTTTCCGCAGTTGACGATGGGGCTGGCCTTGCTGTTGCTCTACTTGCGCAGCCGGGTATTGCTCACTGGCGATGAACATTATGAGGAAGTGGCTGACTTTTGGACGAAGATCTTTGCCCTCAATTTTGGCTTCGGTGTCGTCACTGGGATTCCGCTGGAATTTCAGTTCGGGACGAACTGGGCTCGGTTTTCCAACTATGCGGGAGGCGTAATCGGGCAAACGCTGGCCATGGAGGGGATCTTCGCTTTTTTCCTGGAATCTTCGTTTCTCGGTATCCTGCTGTTTCGAAAGCGATTCAGTCGACGGGTGCAATGGTTTGCCACGCTCATGCTCTTTCTCGGTACCTGGTTGTCGGGCTATTTCATCTTGGCCACGAATGCCTGGATGCAGCACCCCGTTGCCTATCAGGTAGCAGCTGACGGTCGGGTGTTCGTCACCAGCCTGAGCGGGCTGCTGACGAACCCGTGGCTCTTTTGGCAATTCGCGCACACCATGACGGCGACGGTTGTCACGGCGTCCTGTGTAGTTGCTGCGATCGGCGCGTATTACTTGTTATGCGGTCAGTATCTGCCCCATGCAAAAACGTTTCTCCGCACCGGCGTCGTCGCCGGCGCGATCGCGTCCGGACTGATGATTTTCCCGACCGGGCACGGCAACGCCGACCAGGTGTTCAAATATCAACCAGTCAAGGGGGCGGCATTTGAGGGGCTCTTCACGACGGAGCGAGAGGCCGGTCTCTATCTGATTGGGCAACCCAATCTTGAAACGATGACCATCGACAACCCGATTGAGATTCCCGGAGCACTCAGTATTCTTGTGTACAGAGACCTCTATGCCAAAGTAAAAGGGCTCGATGCGTTTCCTCGCGACGAGTGGCCGGATAATATTCCGCTTCTCTATTATGCCTATCATGTTATGGCTGGATTGGGGACGATTATCGTCACTCTCTTTGGCGTGGCCCTCCTCGCTTTGTGGCGGGGCTGGCTGTTTAATATGAAGTGGCTGCTGTGGTGGCTGATGTTGTGTGCCCCGTTCCCATACATTGCCACGTCTGCTGGGTGGATGACCGCCGAGCTGGGGCGGCAACCCTGGCTGGTGTATGGCCTCTTGCGTACATCGCAGGGCACTTCGCCGCTCGTGCATTCGGGGAATGCCCTCTTCACCTTGATTGGGTTTTTGGGGTTGTATCTGCTCCTTGGCTTGCTGTTTGTCTTACTCATCAGCAAACTCATTCGACAGGGGCCTGCCTCGACCGACGTGCCGGCAATGTCCGCTCATCATGGAGCAGGCGCGTAA
- a CDS encoding addiction module toxin RelE, translating to MARPLRIEFPGALYHVTVRGNARQDIFLDDEDRQQFLGVLARVVSRFHLLLHAYCLMDNHFHLVVETPEGNLSKAMRQLNGVYTQAFNRRHQRVGHVLQGRFKAIVVDRDSYLLELCRYVVLNPVRAKTTRKADTYPWSSYRATVGLTPRPPYLTIDWLLSQFSLQRTAAQRKYQAFVAEGIGQGSPWEKLRGQVLLGSERFVEWLAPGLRDKRLLREIPRRQRFAARPTLGQLFGARTRADRVRRNESIRRAHLDHGYSLTEIGRAVGLHYATISRIANPPDAG from the coding sequence ATGGCTCGACCACTCCGTATCGAATTCCCCGGAGCTCTCTATCATGTCACTGTCAGGGGCAATGCTCGGCAGGACATTTTCCTGGATGACGAGGATCGGCAGCAGTTTCTCGGCGTGCTCGCGCGCGTTGTTTCCCGCTTTCATCTTCTGCTCCATGCCTACTGTCTGATGGATAATCACTTCCATCTGGTGGTGGAAACGCCGGAGGGCAATCTCTCCAAAGCCATGCGCCAGCTCAATGGGGTCTACACGCAAGCCTTCAATCGTCGCCATCAGCGGGTTGGCCATGTTCTGCAAGGCCGCTTTAAAGCTATTGTCGTAGATCGAGACAGCTATCTGCTGGAGCTTTGCCGCTACGTTGTGCTGAATCCAGTGCGGGCCAAGACCACCCGCAAAGCCGACACCTATCCGTGGTCCAGCTATCGTGCAACCGTCGGGCTCACCCCCAGGCCTCCATATCTGACAATCGACTGGCTGCTGTCTCAATTTAGTCTGCAGCGTACAGCTGCTCAACGGAAGTACCAGGCGTTTGTGGCTGAGGGAATTGGCCAGGGCTCACCGTGGGAGAAGCTGCGAGGTCAAGTGCTGCTTGGGAGTGAGCGGTTTGTTGAATGGCTGGCACCCGGACTACGAGACAAGCGCCTCTTGAGGGAGATTCCCCGGCGACAACGGTTTGCAGCGAGGCCGACGCTGGGCCAGCTGTTTGGAGCCAGGACTCGGGCCGACCGAGTACGGCGGAATGAATCCATTCGACGGGCACATCTGGACCACGGCTATAGTCTCACGGAGATCGGTCGTGCCGTGGGCTTGCACTATGCGACGATCAGCCGCATTGCGAATCCTCCAGATGCTGGTTGA
- a CDS encoding CopG family transcriptional regulator, whose amino-acid sequence MHAKHLEKMFDEGKDMTPHLALSKARRPGHEQRRVNIDFPSWIIESLDAQASRLGVTRQSVINLWIAERLKEEQRKAS is encoded by the coding sequence ATGCATGCCAAGCACCTCGAGAAGATGTTTGATGAGGGGAAAGATATGACGCCTCATCTTGCTCTCTCCAAGGCGCGCCGCCCTGGGCATGAACAGAGACGCGTGAACATCGATTTTCCAAGTTGGATCATCGAATCATTGGATGCACAAGCAAGCCGTCTTGGCGTCACGAGGCAATCCGTGATCAACCTGTGGATCGCCGAGCGATTGAAGGAAGAGCAGAGGAAGGCGAGTTGA
- the cydB gene encoding cytochrome d ubiquinol oxidase subunit II, with product MEMAWFVIVTVMLAMYVVLDGFDFGVGMVYPFVAHTEADRQTVRASIGPVWNANEVWLIAAGGVLFFAYPKAYAAGFSGFYLALILVLWLLIFRGLALELRAQVDHVLWRQAWDTAFTTSSVLLAMVFGTALGNLIRGVPLNREGYFFVPLWTDFQPGAAPGILDWFTILLGLSCAVILAFHGANYLVMKTEGLLYQRAISAARILGWMSAGYTVLTVMAVPLVQPSLALNFSRNPVVYLAPLIGVIALGYSLYFRIRGRDTSAFLASSLFIFLMLVSVMFGMYPNILVSTTDQALSLTVHNAATDSYGLTAGISWFIGGFLLMLIYQIYLYSQFYGKTRSDDGH from the coding sequence ATGGAAATGGCGTGGTTCGTCATTGTTACCGTGATGCTGGCCATGTATGTGGTTTTGGATGGCTTTGATTTCGGCGTCGGCATGGTCTATCCGTTCGTTGCTCATACTGAAGCGGATCGGCAAACGGTGCGTGCCTCAATCGGTCCGGTGTGGAACGCGAATGAGGTGTGGTTGATCGCGGCCGGCGGCGTGCTGTTTTTCGCCTATCCTAAGGCCTACGCGGCTGGATTCAGCGGCTTCTATCTCGCGCTCATCCTTGTCTTGTGGCTGCTCATCTTTCGCGGCCTGGCGTTGGAACTGCGCGCACAGGTCGACCATGTGCTGTGGCGGCAGGCATGGGATACAGCCTTTACGACCTCCAGTGTGCTCCTGGCAATGGTCTTCGGCACGGCGCTGGGCAATTTAATTCGTGGGGTGCCTCTCAATCGAGAGGGGTATTTCTTCGTTCCGCTCTGGACTGACTTTCAGCCTGGAGCGGCGCCAGGGATTCTTGATTGGTTCACCATCCTGCTGGGACTGAGCTGTGCGGTGATTCTGGCGTTCCATGGAGCCAACTACCTTGTCATGAAAACCGAAGGCCTCCTGTATCAACGGGCCATCTCGGCCGCCCGGATCCTCGGGTGGATGTCGGCAGGGTATACCGTATTGACCGTGATGGCTGTGCCTCTGGTTCAGCCTAGCTTGGCTCTCAACTTTTCCAGGAATCCCGTGGTGTACCTTGCACCCTTGATTGGCGTCATCGCGTTGGGATACAGCTTGTATTTCAGAATCCGTGGGCGTGACACGTCTGCGTTTCTTGCTTCCAGTCTGTTTATCTTTCTGATGCTTGTCAGTGTGATGTTTGGCATGTATCCGAACATCTTGGTCTCAACGACTGACCAAGCGCTCAGTCTTACTGTGCATAATGCGGCTACCGATTCCTATGGGTTAACCGCTGGGATTAGCTGGTTTATAGGTGGGTTCCTGCTTATGTTGATCTACCAGATCTATCTCTATTCCCAGTTTTATGGAAAGACTCGGTCAGATGACGGGCATTGA
- a CDS encoding type II toxin-antitoxin system RelE/ParE family toxin, with protein sequence MTPPLRKSPLTRLVYDGTVFRIEFYVAPNGIIPAEDWLEQLPLAAQQKFAALFARMGDTGKIWNERKFKHLTETDQLFEFKVEADRVLCFFFVGRRLILTHGFKKTGDRTPKQEIDRADTYKKDFERRGRHES encoded by the coding sequence ATGACGCCACCGTTACGCAAGTCACCATTAACCCGGTTGGTCTATGATGGCACGGTCTTCCGAATAGAGTTTTACGTTGCTCCCAATGGCATCATTCCGGCAGAAGACTGGCTCGAACAGCTTCCTCTTGCGGCCCAGCAGAAGTTCGCGGCTCTGTTTGCGCGTATGGGGGACACCGGGAAGATCTGGAACGAGCGCAAGTTTAAGCATCTCACCGAGACGGATCAGCTCTTCGAATTCAAAGTCGAAGCTGATCGTGTCCTCTGCTTCTTTTTCGTGGGCCGGCGGCTGATTTTGACGCATGGATTCAAAAAGACCGGCGACAGAACACCGAAACAAGAAATCGACCGAGCCGATACGTATAAGAAAGACTTTGAAAGGAGAGGGCGACATGAAAGCTAA
- a CDS encoding type II toxin-antitoxin system Phd/YefM family antitoxin, with product MQTVNASTFKAKCLALMDEVARTGKPLLVTKNGKPIAELRPHLGKRPQSPFGVHKGLVEIKGDIVSPIDVEWEALK from the coding sequence ATGCAAACTGTCAATGCGTCAACATTCAAGGCCAAATGTCTTGCCCTAATGGATGAAGTGGCACGTACCGGCAAGCCGCTGTTGGTCACGAAGAATGGGAAGCCGATTGCCGAACTTCGGCCCCATCTCGGGAAGCGACCACAGTCGCCTTTCGGCGTGCACAAGGGGTTGGTTGAGATTAAGGGTGACATCGTCTCGCCGATCGATGTGGAATGGGAAGCGCTCAAATGA
- a CDS encoding tryptophan synthase subunit alpha, which produces MSGRLETTFQRLRDKREKALIAYLMAGDPGLAETEQLVVALEQAGADIIELGVPFSDPIADGPVIQQAAERALKNGTSLRKILDSVKSLRQRTEIPIVLMLYYNSIHAMGCEEFCKAAGAVGVDGLIVPDMPPDEAGPLKGPADAAGLPLIFLLAPTSTPNRRKLVARESHGFVYYVSLTGITGSKLSNVSDVQDNVKKIRKVSTAPVAVGFGVATPEDAARVSKVADGVIVGSAIVQCIASHQQDPKMVSHVAEFVRSLKMAMATG; this is translated from the coding sequence CGACTGGAAACCACATTTCAGCGATTGCGTGACAAGAGAGAGAAAGCCCTCATTGCCTATCTGATGGCAGGGGATCCTGGATTGGCTGAAACAGAACAGTTGGTCGTGGCGTTAGAACAGGCCGGCGCTGACATCATTGAATTAGGGGTGCCCTTTTCCGATCCGATTGCCGACGGGCCGGTCATTCAGCAGGCCGCTGAGCGGGCTTTGAAGAACGGGACTTCGCTTCGGAAAATCTTGGATTCGGTGAAGTCACTGAGGCAGCGCACAGAGATCCCGATCGTCTTGATGCTGTACTACAACTCCATCCACGCCATGGGCTGTGAGGAGTTTTGCAAGGCTGCAGGCGCTGTCGGAGTGGATGGACTGATTGTGCCGGATATGCCCCCGGATGAAGCGGGACCGCTCAAAGGCCCGGCGGATGCAGCCGGACTGCCGCTCATTTTCCTGCTCGCGCCAACCAGCACACCCAACCGGCGAAAACTTGTGGCGAGAGAGTCGCATGGATTCGTCTACTATGTCTCGCTGACGGGCATTACCGGGTCGAAGTTGAGCAACGTGAGCGACGTCCAAGACAATGTCAAAAAAATCAGGAAGGTTTCCACTGCACCAGTGGCCGTCGGGTTCGGAGTGGCGACGCCGGAGGATGCGGCGCGGGTGTCGAAGGTGGCGGATGGGGTGATTGTCGGCAGCGCCATCGTGCAATGTATCGCGTCCCATCAACAAGATCCCAAGATGGTCAGCCATGTTGCCGAGTTTGTTCGGTCGTTGAAAATGGCCATGGCCACAGGCTAG
- a CDS encoding helix-turn-helix transcriptional regulator yields MKAKVVGRDKGWLNRKLANSNFRKGFEEELRKLAIGEQLARLRQEAGLTQSQVAKRTGTTASAISRYESADYDRYELRTLQKIAAACGGRLEISLERGPSTHRAA; encoded by the coding sequence ATGAAAGCTAAGGTTGTGGGAAGGGACAAAGGATGGCTGAACAGGAAGCTGGCGAATTCCAATTTTCGCAAAGGATTTGAGGAAGAGTTGCGGAAGCTGGCTATTGGCGAGCAACTCGCTCGACTGCGTCAAGAGGCAGGATTGACCCAATCGCAAGTGGCAAAGCGGACCGGCACCACCGCGTCGGCGATCAGCCGATACGAGAGTGCGGATTACGACCGCTATGAACTCCGCACACTGCAAAAAATTGCCGCGGCCTGTGGCGGCCGGCTTGAGATTTCCTTGGAGCGTGGGCCAAGCACTCATCGAGCTGCATAG
- a CDS encoding type II toxin-antitoxin system VapC family toxin produces the protein MILLDTHALVWMDTDASDLGRTARHLIKQAWRVQQLAVSAVSFWECAMLHARGRITLPESPAAWRADWLQAGLIEWPIDGAIAILAADLASLHKDPADRFIAATAIVHRAALITADERLLEWQHPVKRHHAGR, from the coding sequence ATGATTCTGCTGGATACCCATGCTCTGGTGTGGATGGATACCGATGCCTCTGATTTGGGCCGCACCGCTCGCCACCTTATCAAGCAGGCGTGGAGAGTTCAGCAACTTGCTGTCAGCGCCGTCAGCTTCTGGGAGTGCGCCATGCTGCACGCGCGAGGACGCATCACACTTCCTGAATCGCCCGCAGCCTGGCGCGCAGATTGGCTGCAAGCTGGCCTGATAGAGTGGCCGATCGACGGCGCCATCGCCATCCTCGCTGCAGATCTGGCGTCGCTTCACAAGGATCCCGCGGATCGCTTCATTGCCGCGACTGCTATCGTGCATCGCGCAGCACTGATCACTGCGGACGAACGCCTCCTTGAATGGCAACACCCTGTGAAGCGGCACCACGCAGGTCGATAA
- the trpA gene encoding tryptophan synthase subunit alpha yields MPLIFLLAPTSTPSRRKLVARESQGFVYYVSLTGITGSKLSNVGDVQDNVKKLRKVSTSPVAVGFGVATPEDAARVSKMADGVIVGSAIVKRIASHQQDPKMVGHVAEFVRSLKAAMAPA; encoded by the coding sequence CTGCCGCTCATTTTCCTGCTGGCGCCGACCAGCACACCCAGCCGGCGAAAACTTGTGGCGCGAGAGTCGCAAGGATTCGTCTACTATGTCTCGCTGACGGGCATTACCGGCTCCAAGTTGAGCAACGTCGGCGACGTTCAAGACAATGTCAAAAAACTCCGGAAGGTCTCCACCTCCCCAGTGGCCGTCGGGTTTGGCGTAGCGACGCCGGAGGATGCAGCGCGGGTGTCGAAGATGGCGGACGGGGTCATCGTCGGCAGCGCCATTGTGAAACGCATTGCGTCCCACCAACAAGATCCCAAGATGGTCGGCCACGTTGCCGAGTTCGTCCGATCGTTGAAAGCTGCGATGGCGCCAGCCTAG